One genomic window of Haloarcula limicola includes the following:
- a CDS encoding DUF7289 family protein: protein MHRGSGTTGARRGQTGPLGLVLVFALVIASTTALVAFGATAITDTQDRLDSERMEKTMTQLDSQAALVALGDSEVQQVDISVPGRQGYLVDSDAGQLTLSYENTTTGAQRTVFSTEMGAVVYELSDGSTVAYQGGGVWRSDDGRNSVMISPPEFHYREATLTLPLVTVDGDERVDGRAVITHNNSTRYYPNERIDSAFTNPMENGKVQVTVTSTYYRAWGQYFETRTDGTVQYDHANDRVTLTLVTPLQNTRITSATASLSASGSFQINGGTNTQCSPSVYTNSYNSSGTTDGYCAQTPGHAGDIVYGGDVDISNGAGGDDIRGDVVSGGTVYVGNGGGKPYVYGNISYTDNCERSLAHCRDRITYGGGSLKQISGIEEAPAVNGVIRTRVEEVAADNDNGTTGNVTAGEVDFGNAGATDTAELDAGVYYLDELTVPSDNEVVLDTTGGDVVLVVEENVYLHDQAKITVVGDGKASVYVGGAGTDGSGRHFYMGSNSAVTNAGDDAPQFRMYGKDNFTAQLGSGSGGNLAKYVGVIYAPPGNAGTGSVTLDGGEIFGGVLTGTTTIDGGNGGSIHYDEALRTERVLERSDSVVKVTYIHASVNEVNVTSA, encoded by the coding sequence ATGCACAGAGGGTCGGGGACGACTGGAGCGCGGCGAGGGCAGACGGGACCGCTCGGACTCGTTCTCGTTTTCGCGCTGGTGATCGCCTCGACGACGGCGCTGGTGGCGTTCGGAGCGACGGCCATCACGGACACGCAGGACCGCCTCGACAGCGAACGCATGGAGAAGACGATGACGCAGCTGGACTCGCAGGCGGCGCTCGTCGCGCTGGGGGACTCGGAGGTCCAGCAAGTCGATATCAGCGTGCCCGGCAGGCAGGGGTATCTCGTCGATAGCGACGCCGGCCAATTGACGCTCTCCTACGAGAATACGACGACGGGGGCACAGCGGACAGTGTTCTCGACGGAGATGGGCGCGGTCGTCTACGAGCTCTCGGACGGGTCGACGGTCGCGTATCAGGGCGGCGGCGTCTGGCGCTCTGACGACGGCCGCAACTCGGTGATGATCTCGCCGCCGGAGTTCCACTACCGCGAGGCCACGCTGACGCTCCCGCTCGTGACCGTCGACGGCGACGAGCGCGTCGACGGGCGAGCGGTTATCACGCACAATAACTCGACGCGGTACTACCCGAACGAGCGCATCGACAGCGCGTTCACCAACCCGATGGAGAACGGCAAGGTGCAGGTCACGGTGACGAGTACGTACTACCGCGCGTGGGGACAGTACTTCGAGACGCGGACCGACGGGACCGTCCAGTACGACCACGCGAACGACCGGGTCACGCTGACACTCGTAACGCCGCTCCAGAACACCCGGATCACCTCCGCGACGGCGAGCCTGTCCGCCAGCGGCTCGTTCCAGATCAACGGCGGGACGAACACGCAGTGTAGCCCGAGCGTCTACACGAACAGCTACAACTCCAGCGGGACTACCGACGGCTACTGCGCGCAGACGCCGGGCCACGCCGGCGACATCGTCTACGGCGGCGACGTGGACATCAGCAACGGGGCCGGCGGCGACGACATCCGCGGCGACGTCGTCTCGGGCGGCACCGTCTACGTCGGCAACGGCGGCGGGAAGCCGTACGTCTACGGCAACATCAGCTACACCGACAACTGCGAGCGGAGCCTCGCGCACTGCCGGGACCGCATCACGTACGGCGGTGGCAGCCTGAAACAGATCAGCGGTATCGAAGAGGCACCGGCGGTCAACGGCGTCATCCGGACGCGCGTCGAGGAAGTCGCGGCCGACAACGACAACGGAACGACGGGCAACGTCACCGCGGGCGAAGTCGACTTCGGTAACGCGGGGGCGACCGACACGGCCGAACTCGACGCGGGCGTCTACTATCTCGACGAGCTCACCGTCCCCAGCGACAACGAAGTCGTCCTCGACACCACTGGCGGCGATGTCGTCCTCGTCGTCGAGGAGAATGTCTACCTCCACGACCAGGCGAAAATCACCGTCGTCGGCGACGGCAAGGCCAGCGTCTACGTGGGCGGGGCCGGCACAGACGGCAGCGGTCGGCACTTCTACATGGGGTCGAACAGCGCCGTCACGAACGCGGGCGACGACGCGCCGCAGTTCCGCATGTACGGGAAGGACAACTTCACTGCACAGCTCGGAAGCGGGTCCGGCGGGAACCTCGCGAAGTACGTCGGCGTCATCTACGCCCCGCCGGGGAACGCCGGCACCGGGAGCGTCACGCTCGACGGCGGCGAGATCTTCGGCGGCGTCCTCACGGGGACGACCACCATCGACGGCGGGAACGGCGGGAGCATCCACTACGACGAGGCGCTGCGAACCGAACGCGTCCTAGAGCGGAGCGACTCCGTCGTGAAGGTCACGTACATCCACGCGTCGGTCAACGAGGTCAACGTCACGAGCGCCTGA
- a CDS encoding plastocyanin/azurin family copper-binding protein encodes MERRAFLRAVGSASVVGLAGCISRGADTDYDIGMGAKVFRPERFEVAPGTTVTWLNTSKQGHSVTAYEASLPDGAAYFASGGFDSEEAAREAWGSSSGGTLFEGQQYEHTFETRGEFPYFCIPHESMGMVGTIVVTDDPATEE; translated from the coding sequence ATGGAGCGACGGGCCTTCCTCCGGGCGGTCGGGTCGGCGTCGGTCGTCGGACTCGCGGGATGTATCAGCCGCGGCGCGGACACCGACTACGATATCGGCATGGGCGCGAAGGTGTTCCGACCGGAGCGCTTCGAAGTCGCCCCGGGGACGACCGTGACGTGGCTCAACACGAGCAAGCAGGGCCACTCAGTCACCGCCTACGAGGCGAGCCTCCCGGACGGCGCGGCGTACTTCGCGTCGGGCGGCTTCGACAGCGAGGAGGCCGCTCGCGAGGCGTGGGGGAGCAGTTCCGGCGGGACGCTGTTCGAGGGCCAGCAGTACGAACACACCTTCGAGACGCGCGGGGAGTTCCCGTACTTCTGCATCCCCCACGAGAGCATGGGAATGGTCGGGACGATCGTCGTCACTGACGACCCGGCGACCGAAGAATAG
- a CDS encoding cyclase: MAYILVRHDVENFDEWKPHFDDHDDFRVESGQQSYQLYRTESDPNALVMLFEFDTMANARSFAQSDDLREKMTEAGVQGEPEIAYLEQIAAKTGTEQSA, encoded by the coding sequence ATGGCGTACATCCTCGTCCGGCACGACGTCGAGAACTTCGACGAGTGGAAACCGCACTTCGACGACCACGACGACTTCCGCGTCGAGTCGGGTCAGCAGAGCTATCAACTGTATCGGACCGAATCTGACCCGAACGCCCTCGTGATGCTGTTCGAGTTCGACACGATGGCCAACGCCCGATCGTTCGCCCAGTCGGACGACCTGCGCGAGAAAATGACCGAAGCGGGCGTGCAGGGCGAACCCGAAATCGCGTACCTCGAACAGATAGCGGCGAAGACCGGTACCGAACAGTCAGCGTAG
- a CDS encoding KEOPS complex subunit Pcc1, translating to MTGKRAEIRTTHGSPARAATVAAAVSPDNTDQMTTRVDGDAVVTTVERDSTGGLQSTVDDYVVNLRVAAQLADQPTQSNHE from the coding sequence ATGACCGGGAAGCGAGCCGAGATCCGCACGACGCACGGCTCGCCCGCCCGCGCCGCGACCGTCGCGGCCGCGGTGTCGCCGGACAACACCGACCAGATGACCACTCGCGTCGACGGCGACGCCGTCGTCACTACGGTCGAGCGCGACTCGACGGGCGGCTTGCAGTCGACGGTCGACGATTACGTCGTCAACCTCCGGGTCGCAGCACAGCTAGCAGACCAACCCACACAATCCAACCATGAGTGA
- a CDS encoding DUF7288 family protein, whose protein sequence is MRGQAHTLEATVAALLLLTSLIFALQMTAVTPLSASTSSQHIENQQQAVGQGVLATAARTDSLKPAVLYWNNSTREFHGANEDLGYYTSAPPNNTFGGMLERSFNDEGIAYNVYLRFQNLDGESITRRYVYNGVPSDNAVTATRTITLVDSDPLYDEDGVPTATRLRTENVTYPIPDTGDNLHNTVRVEVVAWRI, encoded by the coding sequence ATGCGGGGACAGGCACACACGCTGGAGGCGACCGTCGCGGCGCTGCTGTTGCTGACGAGCCTCATCTTCGCGTTGCAGATGACCGCCGTGACGCCGCTGTCGGCCAGCACGTCCAGTCAGCACATCGAGAACCAACAGCAGGCGGTCGGGCAGGGCGTGCTCGCCACGGCGGCACGGACCGACTCGCTGAAGCCGGCGGTGCTCTACTGGAACAACAGCACGAGAGAGTTCCACGGGGCGAACGAGGACCTGGGGTACTACACGAGCGCGCCGCCGAACAACACGTTCGGGGGGATGCTGGAGCGGTCGTTCAACGACGAGGGCATCGCCTACAACGTCTACCTGCGGTTTCAGAACCTCGACGGCGAGTCGATCACGCGCAGGTACGTCTACAACGGCGTGCCGAGCGACAACGCCGTGACCGCGACGCGGACGATAACGCTCGTGGACTCGGACCCGCTCTACGACGAGGACGGGGTACCCACCGCGACGAGGCTGCGAACGGAGAACGTCACGTATCCGATCCCGGACACCGGTGACAACCTGCACAACACGGTCAGAGTGGAGGTGGTCGCGTGGCGGATCTGA
- a CDS encoding DUF7266 family protein, giving the protein MSDTRAVSTALSYTLTMAIAAILVSGLLIAGGDYVDDRREQVIRNELTVIGQQVVSDLHRTDRLVVAGSGSVTASVEQPFPERVAGSTYRIELDPGGPAVVLQSTNPEIEVTVDVETETPLSASTSDGGVVEIRYDDGSGELEVRDD; this is encoded by the coding sequence ATGTCTGATACGCGCGCCGTCTCGACGGCGCTCAGCTACACGCTCACGATGGCGATCGCGGCCATCCTCGTCTCGGGGCTCCTCATCGCGGGCGGGGATTACGTCGACGACCGGCGCGAGCAGGTCATCCGAAACGAACTCACGGTCATCGGCCAGCAGGTGGTCTCGGACCTCCACCGAACCGACCGCTTGGTCGTGGCCGGCAGCGGCTCGGTGACCGCGAGCGTCGAGCAGCCGTTCCCGGAGCGAGTGGCGGGGAGCACCTACCGGATCGAACTGGATCCCGGCGGTCCGGCCGTGGTCTTGCAGTCGACGAATCCGGAGATCGAGGTGACCGTCGACGTAGAGACGGAGACGCCCCTCTCGGCGTCCACCTCGGACGGCGGCGTCGTCGAGATTCGGTACGACGACGGGTCCGGCGAACTGGAGGTGCGGGATGACTGA
- a CDS encoding DUF7287 family protein has protein sequence MRGQTTLDFAIGMSLFLAVLLFVFLFIPGILAPFTEGTQEETVVSNRVADQLAKSVLADPDEPFVLEEYCTVAFFDGASPGQCSYGSGSVESQLGLDENRQSLNVTVRGNVSAAGSGDDVLCWDRDEPDTGLVEAGTSACDGGDVVLTRGDAPPKANDASVTASRVVALDGRDVTVSVGVW, from the coding sequence ATGCGGGGGCAGACCACGCTCGATTTCGCCATCGGGATGAGCCTCTTTCTCGCCGTGTTGTTGTTCGTCTTTCTGTTTATCCCCGGCATCTTAGCGCCGTTTACCGAGGGGACACAGGAGGAGACCGTCGTCTCGAACAGGGTGGCCGACCAGCTCGCGAAGAGCGTTCTGGCCGACCCCGACGAGCCGTTCGTACTGGAGGAGTACTGCACCGTGGCGTTCTTCGACGGAGCGAGTCCGGGACAGTGCAGCTACGGCTCGGGATCGGTCGAATCACAGCTGGGATTAGACGAGAACCGGCAGAGTCTGAACGTCACGGTCCGCGGGAACGTCTCGGCGGCGGGGTCGGGGGACGACGTGCTCTGCTGGGACCGCGACGAGCCGGATACGGGGCTCGTCGAAGCGGGAACGTCCGCGTGTGACGGCGGCGACGTCGTTCTCACGCGAGGCGACGCGCCGCCGAAAGCCAACGACGCGTCGGTGACGGCGTCGCGCGTCGTCGCCCTTGACGGGCGAGACGTGACCGTCTCCGTGGGGGTGTGGTGA
- a CDS encoding transcriptional regulator encodes MTEFQTSWDTMLKCLQNRDRRRLLVALLGCDSEEHITVPEDIHTGERELSRLQIQLYHSHLPMLVDREYIQWNKENHIVEKGPNFDEIAPLVELIHQNQDGLPDDWI; translated from the coding sequence GTGACAGAGTTCCAAACCAGTTGGGATACAATGCTGAAGTGTCTTCAAAATCGAGATCGCCGTCGCCTACTGGTAGCTCTACTTGGCTGTGATTCTGAGGAACATATTACAGTTCCTGAGGATATTCATACGGGAGAGAGAGAACTAAGCAGGTTACAGATTCAACTTTACCACAGTCATCTCCCGATGTTAGTAGATAGAGAATATATTCAGTGGAACAAAGAGAACCATATTGTTGAAAAAGGACCGAATTTTGACGAAATAGCGCCATTAGTCGAGCTAATACATCAGAACCAAGACGGGCTTCCAGATGACTGGATATAG
- a CDS encoding DUF4382 domain-containing protein, translated as MDRRAFLRSAAAAGVAVAGCGSDAPTGTLATYVSDRPGAISDFTSCVVSLSELRVLPADETNGTEEHVGSELVFKLDDAVVNLVELVGSTSTLAPEQELATGEYAYLKLGVSSVEATLSGGETAMVSTPGDAALKFDRPFEIRAGERTRFTANFAPVPGSGRGRYLLRPVASETTVSYE; from the coding sequence ATGGATCGACGCGCGTTCCTCCGTAGTGCCGCCGCGGCCGGTGTCGCTGTCGCCGGGTGTGGCAGCGACGCGCCGACGGGAACGCTCGCTACCTACGTCAGCGACCGGCCGGGGGCGATCAGCGACTTTACCTCCTGTGTCGTCTCGCTGAGCGAACTCCGGGTCCTCCCGGCCGACGAGACGAACGGGACGGAGGAACACGTGGGTTCGGAACTGGTGTTCAAACTCGACGACGCCGTCGTGAATCTCGTCGAACTGGTCGGCTCGACGTCGACGCTCGCACCGGAACAGGAGCTCGCGACCGGCGAGTACGCCTATCTGAAACTCGGCGTCTCGTCGGTCGAAGCGACTCTCAGCGGCGGCGAGACGGCGATGGTTTCGACCCCTGGTGACGCCGCACTGAAGTTCGATCGCCCCTTCGAAATACGGGCCGGCGAACGGACGCGATTCACTGCGAATTTCGCTCCGGTTCCGGGAAGCGGTCGCGGTCGGTATCTCCTTCGACCGGTGGCGTCGGAGACCACTGTGAGCTACGAGTAG
- a CDS encoding DUF7289 family protein, with translation MTERSDRAVSEVLSYTLIFGIVVASIALVSVTGVGALQDTRDAEQMDNAERAFDVLADNVADIHRHGAPSRATEVSLGEGQLVVADNVTVTVSVDEGGGFTPVGSWTVRPIEYGGVDDQTLAYEAGGVFRTTRGGGVRVRKPPFVVSNERVLLPVVGLNRPSTQSLGGSTVLVRTKEERTDVVYADTSNAVDGVRMTIANSPRQSLWEEYLVDRGFTCSSVGSGIQCEYAPGSIDRVYVVYHDISVEIDQ, from the coding sequence ATGACTGAGCGGAGTGACCGAGCCGTGAGCGAGGTGCTCAGCTACACGCTCATCTTCGGCATCGTCGTCGCCTCCATCGCGCTGGTCTCGGTGACCGGCGTCGGTGCCTTGCAGGACACGCGCGACGCCGAGCAGATGGACAACGCGGAGCGCGCCTTCGACGTCCTCGCGGACAACGTCGCCGACATCCACCGCCACGGCGCGCCGAGCCGAGCGACCGAGGTCAGCCTCGGCGAGGGGCAGTTGGTGGTCGCCGACAACGTGACCGTCACCGTCAGCGTCGACGAAGGCGGTGGATTCACTCCCGTCGGTAGCTGGACGGTCCGCCCGATCGAGTACGGCGGCGTCGACGACCAGACGCTCGCCTACGAAGCCGGCGGGGTGTTCAGGACGACCCGCGGCGGCGGCGTTCGCGTGCGGAAACCCCCGTTCGTCGTCTCGAACGAGCGGGTCCTGCTCCCAGTTGTCGGTCTCAACCGACCGAGCACGCAGAGCCTCGGCGGCTCGACGGTCCTCGTCCGCACGAAGGAGGAACGGACGGACGTCGTCTACGCGGACACGAGCAACGCGGTCGACGGCGTGCGGATGACGATAGCGAACTCGCCGCGACAGTCGCTCTGGGAGGAGTACCTCGTGGACCGAGGATTCACGTGTAGCTCCGTGGGAAGTGGTATCCAGTGCGAGTACGCCCCCGGATCGATAGACCGCGTCTACGTCGTCTATCACGACATCTCGGTCGAGATCGACCAGTGA
- a CDS encoding DUF7289 family protein, translating into MSIGRAATGSRGQSPVVGFALLLAVVAVTVIVVAAIGGSALSTTQSQLETERSARAMTQLDSQAELVALGGSNVQSVTLQRAGRGTYEVDETAGWMRVSYENTTAGTQTTVFNETMGAFVYDGAESRVAYQGGGVWRLSGDGRAEMVSPPEISYRNATLTVPLVTVSGADSIDGRAVVRHDGTTRHYPTATATNPLDDGAVTVTVQSEYYRAWGEYFETRTSGDVTYDHANGRVTLLLTVPTDRPR; encoded by the coding sequence ATGTCGATCGGGCGAGCGGCGACGGGAAGCCGGGGACAGAGTCCGGTCGTCGGTTTCGCACTGCTGTTGGCGGTCGTCGCCGTCACGGTGATCGTGGTGGCCGCCATCGGCGGGAGTGCGCTCTCTACGACGCAGTCGCAGTTGGAGACCGAGCGGTCCGCGAGGGCGATGACGCAGTTGGATTCGCAGGCCGAACTCGTCGCACTCGGCGGGTCCAACGTTCAATCCGTCACCCTCCAGCGGGCGGGGCGGGGAACGTACGAGGTCGATGAGACAGCGGGGTGGATGCGCGTCTCCTACGAGAATACGACGGCGGGGACGCAGACGACGGTGTTCAACGAGACGATGGGGGCGTTCGTCTACGACGGAGCGGAGAGTCGGGTCGCTTATCAGGGGGGCGGCGTCTGGCGGCTCAGCGGTGACGGGCGCGCGGAGATGGTCTCGCCGCCCGAGATCAGCTATCGGAACGCGACGCTGACGGTTCCGCTGGTGACCGTGAGCGGAGCCGATTCGATCGACGGCCGAGCGGTCGTCAGGCACGACGGGACGACCCGACACTATCCGACCGCGACGGCGACGAACCCGCTGGACGACGGAGCGGTGACCGTGACCGTCCAGAGCGAGTACTACCGCGCGTGGGGCGAGTACTTCGAGACGCGCACGAGCGGCGACGTCACGTACGACCACGCGAACGGCCGAGTAACGCTCCTCCTGACCGTTCCGACGGACCGCCCGCGATAA
- a CDS encoding 30S ribosomal protein S15, which translates to MARMHTRRRGSSGSDKPATDEPPEWSDVDADAVEERVVELAEQGHSPSEIGLKLRDEGVQGTPVPDVKLATGRKVTEILEDNDAKSDFPEDLRNLMERAVRLRDHMDENPGDHQNKRALQNTQSKIRRLVDYYRGDEIDEDFTYSYETAVALLNDE; encoded by the coding sequence ATGGCACGAATGCATACCCGCCGTCGCGGCTCGTCCGGTTCGGACAAGCCCGCGACAGACGAACCCCCGGAGTGGAGCGACGTCGACGCCGACGCCGTCGAAGAGCGCGTCGTCGAACTCGCCGAGCAGGGCCACTCGCCCAGCGAGATCGGCCTGAAACTGCGCGACGAAGGCGTCCAGGGCACACCCGTCCCGGACGTCAAACTCGCCACCGGCAGGAAGGTCACCGAGATTCTGGAGGACAACGACGCGAAGTCCGACTTCCCCGAGGACCTCCGTAACCTGATGGAACGCGCGGTCCGCCTGCGCGACCACATGGACGAGAACCCCGGCGACCACCAGAACAAGCGCGCGCTCCAGAACACGCAGTCGAAGATCCGACGTCTCGTCGATTACTACCGCGGTGACGAGATCGACGAGGACTTCACCTACAGCTACGAGACGGCCGTCGCACTGCTGAACGACGAATAA
- a CDS encoding DUF7305 domain-containing protein: MTVENNVLMDGYDSSTGGYGGPPPSGGAAKLLVAGDLDIEKGDIYGDVEIGGTVRFTHPNGRLHGGNISYGEGLSPDPPGTNWDAGPDNWRAANASIEGPDSVGGLIDARGETLRATDANDNAATATVSAGRIQYGAAGPAETAVLSAGAYRLDDLVVGGDQTLVLDTSEGDIDVYVDGELAIDRGEIAVVGDGRVNVYLQGDLSIEGRNGNREVRTGGENATQFWVYANPHATAEFGSKVSYTGVIYGPGRGPDPGVELDLSSASSGSGIYGAFVGDVTTINNFDVHYDEALSNTETVQRSSRAPAVTYVHASTNGVTITAE, from the coding sequence ATGACCGTCGAGAACAACGTCCTCATGGACGGATACGACTCTTCGACCGGCGGGTATGGCGGCCCGCCGCCGTCCGGGGGCGCGGCGAAGTTGCTGGTTGCGGGCGACCTCGATATCGAGAAGGGCGACATCTACGGCGACGTCGAGATCGGCGGAACCGTTCGATTCACCCACCCGAACGGTCGTCTCCACGGCGGGAACATCTCCTACGGTGAGGGGCTCTCACCGGACCCGCCGGGGACCAACTGGGACGCCGGTCCCGACAACTGGCGGGCGGCTAACGCCAGCATCGAGGGACCGGATTCGGTCGGGGGTCTCATCGACGCACGGGGGGAGACGCTCCGAGCAACGGACGCGAACGACAACGCGGCGACGGCCACCGTGAGCGCCGGGCGGATTCAGTACGGCGCGGCAGGTCCGGCGGAGACGGCGGTGCTCTCGGCGGGCGCGTACCGCCTCGACGACCTCGTCGTCGGCGGGGATCAGACGCTGGTGTTGGATACGAGCGAGGGTGACATCGACGTCTACGTCGACGGCGAGCTGGCGATAGACCGCGGTGAGATCGCGGTCGTCGGCGACGGCCGAGTGAACGTCTACCTGCAGGGGGACCTCTCGATCGAGGGACGGAACGGTAACCGGGAGGTCCGTACTGGCGGCGAGAACGCGACGCAGTTCTGGGTGTACGCGAACCCCCACGCGACGGCAGAATTTGGCAGCAAGGTCAGCTACACGGGGGTCATCTACGGGCCGGGACGGGGACCCGATCCGGGAGTCGAACTGGACCTGTCGTCGGCTTCCTCGGGCAGCGGAATCTACGGCGCGTTCGTGGGCGACGTGACGACGATAAACAACTTCGACGTCCACTACGACGAGGCGCTCTCGAACACCGAGACCGTCCAGCGGTCCTCGCGGGCGCCCGCGGTCACGTACGTCCACGCTTCGACGAACGGCGTCACCATCACCGCCGAGTAA
- a CDS encoding DUF7261 family protein, which produces MADLRGRERGQLLLVTALALAVVFVALALIVNSAIFSENLASRGETAGSDDALEMRGMVETNVGDAVRIANRQNYSGDLDGAVEDAVKNTSGQTEHQEVRRGRLVNVAVQGSTEGVRIAQNDSSSFTDDSNATNYKVVGGVKRVAGGNGTRAFRIDATSIDDGSGTPFEVKVNESGATGNENSWRMQIWTTAAGGDTVHVRTLRNESGTTTQEACEVTVDSDSPTYRIDVTRGTIDGEPCDALGTAPSGENFHFGSGTGVGTSDEYDVYFRNASQIEGNFSMVVHDDGGLDLPLVDGVLGGGQPYETDALYDVTVRYEYSTADMRYETDIRVAPGEPDV; this is translated from the coding sequence GTGGCGGATCTGAGAGGGCGGGAGCGCGGACAGCTGCTCCTCGTCACGGCGCTGGCTCTCGCGGTCGTCTTCGTCGCGCTGGCGCTCATCGTCAACTCCGCCATCTTCTCCGAGAACCTGGCGAGTCGCGGCGAGACGGCCGGGAGCGACGACGCCCTGGAGATGCGCGGGATGGTCGAGACGAACGTCGGCGACGCCGTCAGAATCGCCAACCGGCAGAACTACAGCGGTGACCTCGATGGGGCCGTCGAGGACGCCGTGAAGAATACGAGCGGGCAGACGGAGCACCAGGAAGTGCGGCGCGGGCGGTTGGTGAACGTCGCCGTACAGGGCTCGACGGAAGGAGTGCGCATCGCTCAGAACGACTCCAGTTCGTTCACAGACGACAGCAATGCGACGAACTACAAAGTCGTCGGCGGCGTAAAGCGAGTCGCCGGCGGCAACGGCACCCGCGCGTTCCGCATCGACGCGACGAGTATCGACGACGGGAGCGGGACGCCCTTCGAGGTGAAGGTCAACGAGTCCGGAGCGACCGGCAACGAGAACAGCTGGCGGATGCAGATCTGGACGACCGCGGCGGGCGGCGACACCGTCCACGTCCGGACGCTGCGTAACGAGAGCGGCACGACGACACAGGAGGCCTGTGAGGTCACCGTCGACAGCGACAGTCCGACCTACCGCATCGACGTCACTCGGGGGACTATCGACGGCGAGCCCTGCGACGCGCTCGGGACCGCGCCGAGCGGCGAGAACTTTCACTTCGGGTCGGGCACCGGCGTCGGCACGAGCGACGAGTACGACGTCTACTTCCGGAACGCGAGCCAGATAGAGGGGAACTTCTCGATGGTCGTCCACGACGACGGGGGACTGGACCTCCCGCTCGTCGACGGCGTTCTCGGCGGCGGTCAGCCCTACGAGACCGACGCGCTCTACGACGTGACGGTGCGATACGAGTACAGCACGGCGGACATGCGCTACGAGACGGATATAAGGGTCGCACCGGGTGAGCCGGATGTCTGA
- a CDS encoding 30S ribosomal protein S3ae translates to MSERSVSKRKQQKRWYTVQAPEQFDREVLGETPADEPDKVLGRTIETTLGELKNDASENNTKLTFKINEVASDSAYTEFTKHELTRDYLRSLVRRGSSKVEAFVTVLTTDDYRVQIQPVAVTTKKADASQEKAIRRTMIDLVEETARERTFEEVIDSVVEGRLSSAIYGEAKEIYPLRRVEIQKATLEARPEEVAAEEEATVDVDEEDVEVEDA, encoded by the coding sequence ATGAGTGAACGAAGCGTCTCCAAGCGCAAGCAACAGAAGCGGTGGTACACCGTGCAGGCTCCCGAGCAGTTCGACCGGGAAGTCCTCGGTGAGACACCCGCAGACGAACCGGACAAGGTGCTCGGTCGCACCATCGAAACCACGCTGGGCGAACTGAAGAACGACGCCAGCGAGAACAACACGAAGCTGACCTTCAAGATCAACGAGGTCGCCTCCGACTCCGCGTACACGGAGTTCACCAAGCACGAGCTGACGCGGGACTACCTGCGCTCGCTCGTCCGCCGCGGCTCCTCGAAGGTCGAGGCCTTCGTCACCGTGCTGACGACGGACGACTACCGCGTCCAGATCCAGCCCGTCGCGGTCACGACGAAGAAGGCCGACGCCTCCCAGGAGAAGGCCATCCGCCGCACGATGATCGACCTCGTCGAGGAGACCGCTCGGGAGCGGACCTTCGAAGAGGTCATCGACAGCGTCGTCGAGGGCCGCCTCTCCTCGGCCATCTACGGCGAGGCCAAGGAGATCTATCCCCTGCGCCGCGTCGAGATCCAGAAAGCGACCCTCGAAGCGCGCCCCGAGGAAGTCGCCGCGGAAGAGGAAGCGACCGTCGACGTCGACGAGGAAGACGTCGAGGTCGAAGACGCGTAA